The Vespula vulgaris chromosome 12, iyVesVulg1.1, whole genome shotgun sequence genome window below encodes:
- the LOC127068020 gene encoding zinc finger protein 271-like isoform X2 yields the protein MWKHQVELQRKAERERLRIERQNTEVITGLPDSDNDIKNNEDNQLEQQIIIKVMPDGSLYTAEHEISLQMEGLNKPRRKRGRPPKVHTDMESKVILKEDIEGASQGEEDKQEEEIEEVDGDGRRRRKRKVPKRFMEAVQGKELERIFKEEGVIDEEEDEEADPFEDPEERLNVSIPDGQEEIIGHLETEEGKDLGELVIVNRGRGRGRPKLRRRKNKFTCQLCGRGFLQRSRYIVHKSFHKSVKYECRECKKLFTNKDNFALHQKMTQHAGCCITEISDEHDNHQNQMVENKHSISNNMLFHETKDLGSTFINEQNMEIVTETSDKNIGNNSNIMCGKCEKTFQTKESYELHVKIIHENEKPFICNICNKSFAYQTNLKGHMLTHEGNKSDKGYPCDICGKVLNHPSSVVYHKEAEHNNGRRFVCNKCGKSFKHKQLLQRHQLVHSDDRPYVCKSCNASFKTKANLINHQSTHTGEKKYFCEICGQQFAHKTSLTLHYRWHTGHKPYTCEVCHKSFSQNGNLQEHMRIHTGEKPYCCDYCGRKFTTSSQFKLHVKRHTGERPWKCEFCAKCFLHKDTWKCHVRRHKGERPFQCAHCNRGFTEQWALKKHLRLHTGEKPYSCDVCGKAFADCSNLTKHKKVHRENKVLTLGEITEGSAVGEVWQILPGSQETDENSLSDQMAQVITAEETSADGIQQIIYVSYQDPDDPNLSRTLHFVDTGMIREKGMVSAPGHSLPHLDVEDEILPDQPHNNTANTSDERMDMELSEPDLQLQITDEEGNPIPLSIHDARQLLSQGQFVSQLNDGQTIRVHSGVITQEFAGSLGVHVNHNSNVNNTTINEVKTSSISTIQTDAEAIVKALEDEDTDATAVATINQMGGEDQTEISDGQQAIEFTTHDGQKVRLVTSYHVDPLQLASEYLTIV from the exons atgTGGAAACATCAGGTCGAATTGCAAAGAAAAGCAGAAAGAGAACGTTTACGTATTGAGAGGCAAAATACAGAAGTTATTACAGGGTTACCAGATTCGGATAatgacataaaaaataatgaagacaATCAATTAGAACAACAAATAATCATTAAAg TAATGCCTGATGGATCCTTATATACTGCTGAACATGAAATAAGCTTGCAAATGGAAGGCTTAAATAaaccaagaagaaaaagaggccGCCCTCCCAAAGTTCACACTGATATGGAATCTAAG gtaattttaaaagaagatatagaagGAGCAAGTCAAGGTGAAGAAGATAaacaagaggaagaaattGAAGAGGTAGATGGTGATGGTAGACGTCGTAGGAAGCGTAAAGTTCCCAAAAg gtTTATGGAAGCTGTTCAAGGCAAAGAATTGGAAAGAATATTTAAGGAAGAAGGTGTTatagatgaagaagaagatgaagaagctGATCCTTTTGAAGATCCTGAAGAGCGATTAAATGTCTCAATTCCAGACGGTCAAGAag aaataattggaCACTTAGAAACtgaagaaggaaaggattTAGGAGAATTAGTAATTGTAAATCGTGGAAGAGGCCGTGGTAGACCAAAATTGCGACgtcgaaaaaacaaatttacttGCCAATTATGTGGTAGAGGTTTTTTACAACGTAGTAGATATATTGTACAcaa GAGTTTTCATAAAAGTGTAAAATACGAATGTAGAGAGTGTAAGAAGTTATTTACGAATAAGGACAATTTTGCACTGCATCAAAAAATGACCCAACATGCGGGATGTTGTATTACAGAAATTAGTGATGAACATGATAATCATCAAAACCAAATGGTTGAAAATAAACATtcaatatcgaataatatgtTGTTCCATGAAACTAAGGATTTAGGAAGTACATTTATAAATGAACAGAATATGGAAATAGTCACAGAAACTTCAGACAAAAATATaggaaataattcaaatattatgtgtggaaaatgtgaaaaaacATTTCAGACAAAAGAATCATATGAATtacatgtaaaaataattcatgaaAACGAGAAGCCATTTATTTGTAACATTTGTAATAAAAGTTTTGCTTATCAAACCAATTTAAAAGGACACATGCTTACTCATGAG ggAAATAAATCAGATAAAGGATATCCATGTGATATTTGTGGAAAAGTATTAAATCATCCAAGTTCTGTTGTATATCATAAAGAAGCTGAACACAATAATGGTCGTCGTTTTGTATGTAATAAATGTGGGAAGAGTTTTAAACATAAGCAATTATTACAACGTCACCAACTTGTACATTCTGATGATCGACCTTATGTATGCAAATCATGTAATGCTAGTTTTAAAACAAAagcaaatttaattaatcatcaGTCTACACATacaggagagaaaaaatatttttgtgaaaTATGTGGTCAACAGTTTGCTCATAAAACTAGTCTGACTTTACATTATAG GTGGCATACTGGTCATAAGCCATATACTTGTGAAGTTTGTCACAAAAGTTTTTCTCAAAATGGTAATCTTCAAGAACATATGCGCATACATACTGGAGAGAAACCATACTGTTGTGATTATTGTGGACGTAAATTCACAACTTCGTCACAATTTAAGTTACATGTTAAACGTCATACTGGTGAACGTCCATGGAAATGTGAGTTTTGTGCCAAATGTTTTCTACATAAAGATACATGGAAGTGTCATGTACGTAGACATAAAGGAGAAAGACCTTTCCAATGTGCGCATTGTAATCGTGGATTTACAGAACAATGGGCTTTAAAAAAACATCTTCGATTACACACAG GTGAAAAACCGTATTCTTGTGATGTTTGTGGAAAAGCTTTTGCTGATTGTTCTAACTTAACAAAACATAAAAag GTgcatagagaaaataaagttcTAACATTAGGTGAAATAACTGAAGGTTCTGCAGTTGGTGAAGTATGGCAAATCTTACCAGGCTCCCAAGAAACAGATGAAAATTCGTTGAGTGATCAAATGGCTCAAGTCATTACGGCGGAAGAAACGTCTGCAGATGGAAtacaacaaattatttatgtcTCCTATCAAGATCCTGATGATCCTAATTTATCAAGAACATTACATTTTg TTGATACTGGTATGATTCGTGAAAAAGGAATGGTAAGCGCTCCAGGACATTCTTTACCTCATTTGGATGTTGAAGATGAAATACTCCCCGATCAACCGCATAATAATACAGCCAATACTTCAGATGAACGAATGGATATGGAACTATCAGAGCCAGATTTACAATtacaa ATTACAGATGAAGAAGGTAATCCaattccactttctatacatGACGCAAGACAATTATTGTCACAAGGACAATTTGTTAGTCAATTAAATGATGGTCAAACTATTAGAGTTCATTCAGGTGTAATTACTCAAGAGTTTGCAGGATCTTTAGGTGTCCATGTAAATCACAATAGTAATGTGAATAATACTACAATCAATGAAGTAAAAACAAGTTCAATATCAACTATACAAACAGATGCAGAAGCAATTGTCAAAGCATTAGAA GATGAAGATACGGATGCAACAGCTGTTGCTACTATAAATCAAATGGGAGGTGAAGATCAGACAGAAATATCAGATGGACAACAAGCTATAGAATTTACAACACATGATGGACAAAAAGTTCGACTTGTTACTTCATACCATGTTGATCCGTTGCAACTTGCTTCAGAGTACCTGACTAttgtataa
- the LOC127068061 gene encoding ATP synthase mitochondrial F1 complex assembly factor 2, whose amino-acid sequence MSSFKYRQFTAAFMIIRSMATVKRFYRRTNILSSGGKFEITLDQRKLKTPKGKIFEVNNKGLALAVATEWDAQKDIIEKENMHLTALCNTVLDNPNNQTKLDIVNYITNCLEIDTILFHSSEIDDLYKLQVEKWDPIVQWFCDHYKVNIVKTQSIDTPTVPIETKTVLTRHLSSYDFNAVHGFLYAVNALKSVILTLAAIERVIDVEKAVELSRLEEIYQISHWGNIEWSHDLSKYDLQSRVAAAVLFVHLNSYLVTSLPKGNKILNS is encoded by the exons atgagtTCCTTCAAATATCGTCAATTTACAGCAGCTTTTATGATAATAAGAAGCATGG ctactgtaaaaagattttatcgaaGAACTAACATTTTGTCAAGTGGtggaaaatttgaaataacttTGGATCAAAGAAAACTCAAAACACCTAAAGggaaaatatttgaagtaaataataaaggtTTAGCTCTAGCAGTGGCAACAGAATGGGACGcacaaaaagatattattgaaaaagaaaatatgcaCTTG accGCTTTATGTAATACTGTACTGGATAATCCAAACAATCAAACCAAGTTAGATATAgtgaattatattacaaattgtttagaaatagatacaattttatttcattctagt gaAATAGATGATCTATATAAGTTACAAGTTGAAAAATGGGATCCTATAGTACAGTGGTTTTGTGATcattataaagtaaatattgttaaaaccCAAAGTATAGATACACCTACGGTGCCAATAGAAACCAAAACTGTCTTAACAAGACATTTATCATCATATGATTTTAATGCTGTTCAtg gtTTTTTATATGCAGTTAATGCATTGAAATCAGTGATTCTTACTTTAGCTGCTATTGAAAGAGTAATTGATGTTGAGAAAGCTGTAGAATTGTCTCGCTTGGAAGAAATATATCAG ATTTCACACTGGGGAAACATTGAATGGTCTCATGATCTCAGTAAATACGATTTACAATCTCGTGTGGCAGCTGCAGTCCTATTTGTACATTTAAATTCATACTTAGTTACTTCGCTACccaaaggaaataaaattctcaatAGTTAA
- the LOC127068065 gene encoding thioredoxin reductase-like selenoprotein T homolog CG3887: MRKGKLSLLLFVTLCAVIIQINADNDEVPLTKLGAKTGPTLKFFYCYSCGYRKVYEEYVGILRQKYPELQIDGENFNPPGYNMLIAKILGTARILIIVLIISGVNIFQRLGQPEPSLWRWCIDNRFYACVMIFFISNAVEGQLISSGAFEIHFNDVPVWSKLETGRIPQPPELFQIIETHLHMQFLDVDVGKIGFNK; this comes from the exons ATGCGTAAGGGAAAGCTAAgtttgttgttgtttgttACTCTATGTGCtgtaattatacaaattaacGCGGACAATGATGAAGTTCCATTAACCAAACTTGGTGCAAAAACAGGACCCacattaaaattcttttattg TTATTCATGTGGATACAGAAAAGTTTATGAAGAATATGTCGGTATTCTACGACAAAAATATCCAGAATTACAGATTGACGGAGAAAACTTTAATCCTCCTGGATATAACATGTTGATAGCCAAAATttta gGAACAGCAAGAATTTTGATTATAGTTTTAATCATTAGCGGAGTTAACATATTTCAACGACTTGGTCAACCAGAACCATCATTATGGCGATGGTGCATTGACAATCGTTTTTATGCCTgtgtaatgatattttttatttccaatgcAGTAGAAGGTCAGCTTATTTCATCAGGTGCAtttgaaatacattttaatg ATGTACCCGTATGGTCAAAACTTGAAACAGGAAGAATACCACAACCACCAGAATTGTTCCAGATAATTGAAACTCATCTGCATATGCAATTTCTGGATGTGGATGTTGGAAAGATTGgttttaataagtaa
- the LOC127068020 gene encoding zinc finger and SCAN domain-containing protein 2-like isoform X1 yields MAVVRLYDSTICRLCAEDNGNGELLYRGEGDDPDLSSMVNRYLPLKIRDDGKLPRTICPGCNIQLEATVQFFKLLVDGQQKIREMWKHQVELQRKAERERLRIERQNTEVITGLPDSDNDIKNNEDNQLEQQIIIKVMPDGSLYTAEHEISLQMEGLNKPRRKRGRPPKVHTDMESKVILKEDIEGASQGEEDKQEEEIEEVDGDGRRRRKRKVPKRFMEAVQGKELERIFKEEGVIDEEEDEEADPFEDPEERLNVSIPDGQEEIIGHLETEEGKDLGELVIVNRGRGRGRPKLRRRKNKFTCQLCGRGFLQRSRYIVHKSFHKSVKYECRECKKLFTNKDNFALHQKMTQHAGCCITEISDEHDNHQNQMVENKHSISNNMLFHETKDLGSTFINEQNMEIVTETSDKNIGNNSNIMCGKCEKTFQTKESYELHVKIIHENEKPFICNICNKSFAYQTNLKGHMLTHEGNKSDKGYPCDICGKVLNHPSSVVYHKEAEHNNGRRFVCNKCGKSFKHKQLLQRHQLVHSDDRPYVCKSCNASFKTKANLINHQSTHTGEKKYFCEICGQQFAHKTSLTLHYRWHTGHKPYTCEVCHKSFSQNGNLQEHMRIHTGEKPYCCDYCGRKFTTSSQFKLHVKRHTGERPWKCEFCAKCFLHKDTWKCHVRRHKGERPFQCAHCNRGFTEQWALKKHLRLHTGEKPYSCDVCGKAFADCSNLTKHKKVHRENKVLTLGEITEGSAVGEVWQILPGSQETDENSLSDQMAQVITAEETSADGIQQIIYVSYQDPDDPNLSRTLHFVDTGMIREKGMVSAPGHSLPHLDVEDEILPDQPHNNTANTSDERMDMELSEPDLQLQITDEEGNPIPLSIHDARQLLSQGQFVSQLNDGQTIRVHSGVITQEFAGSLGVHVNHNSNVNNTTINEVKTSSISTIQTDAEAIVKALEDEDTDATAVATINQMGGEDQTEISDGQQAIEFTTHDGQKVRLVTSYHVDPLQLASEYLTIV; encoded by the exons ATGGCGGTGGTCCGTCTGTATGATTCTACTATTTGTCGGCTATGTGCGGAAGATAATGGCAAtggagaattattatatagggGCGAGGGTGATGATCCCGATTTAAGTTCTATGGTGAATCGCTATTTACCATTAAAG aTTCGAGATGATGGCAAATTACCTAGAACAATTTGCCCTGGCTGTAATATTCAGCTGGAGGCTActgtacaattttttaaattgttggTGGATGGGCAAcaaaaaattcgagaaatgTGGAAACATCAGGTCGAATTGCAAAGAAAAGCAGAAAGAGAACGTTTACGTATTGAGAGGCAAAATACAGAAGTTATTACAGGGTTACCAGATTCGGATAatgacataaaaaataatgaagacaATCAATTAGAACAACAAATAATCATTAAAg TAATGCCTGATGGATCCTTATATACTGCTGAACATGAAATAAGCTTGCAAATGGAAGGCTTAAATAaaccaagaagaaaaagaggccGCCCTCCCAAAGTTCACACTGATATGGAATCTAAG gtaattttaaaagaagatatagaagGAGCAAGTCAAGGTGAAGAAGATAaacaagaggaagaaattGAAGAGGTAGATGGTGATGGTAGACGTCGTAGGAAGCGTAAAGTTCCCAAAAg gtTTATGGAAGCTGTTCAAGGCAAAGAATTGGAAAGAATATTTAAGGAAGAAGGTGTTatagatgaagaagaagatgaagaagctGATCCTTTTGAAGATCCTGAAGAGCGATTAAATGTCTCAATTCCAGACGGTCAAGAag aaataattggaCACTTAGAAACtgaagaaggaaaggattTAGGAGAATTAGTAATTGTAAATCGTGGAAGAGGCCGTGGTAGACCAAAATTGCGACgtcgaaaaaacaaatttacttGCCAATTATGTGGTAGAGGTTTTTTACAACGTAGTAGATATATTGTACAcaa GAGTTTTCATAAAAGTGTAAAATACGAATGTAGAGAGTGTAAGAAGTTATTTACGAATAAGGACAATTTTGCACTGCATCAAAAAATGACCCAACATGCGGGATGTTGTATTACAGAAATTAGTGATGAACATGATAATCATCAAAACCAAATGGTTGAAAATAAACATtcaatatcgaataatatgtTGTTCCATGAAACTAAGGATTTAGGAAGTACATTTATAAATGAACAGAATATGGAAATAGTCACAGAAACTTCAGACAAAAATATaggaaataattcaaatattatgtgtggaaaatgtgaaaaaacATTTCAGACAAAAGAATCATATGAATtacatgtaaaaataattcatgaaAACGAGAAGCCATTTATTTGTAACATTTGTAATAAAAGTTTTGCTTATCAAACCAATTTAAAAGGACACATGCTTACTCATGAG ggAAATAAATCAGATAAAGGATATCCATGTGATATTTGTGGAAAAGTATTAAATCATCCAAGTTCTGTTGTATATCATAAAGAAGCTGAACACAATAATGGTCGTCGTTTTGTATGTAATAAATGTGGGAAGAGTTTTAAACATAAGCAATTATTACAACGTCACCAACTTGTACATTCTGATGATCGACCTTATGTATGCAAATCATGTAATGCTAGTTTTAAAACAAAagcaaatttaattaatcatcaGTCTACACATacaggagagaaaaaatatttttgtgaaaTATGTGGTCAACAGTTTGCTCATAAAACTAGTCTGACTTTACATTATAG GTGGCATACTGGTCATAAGCCATATACTTGTGAAGTTTGTCACAAAAGTTTTTCTCAAAATGGTAATCTTCAAGAACATATGCGCATACATACTGGAGAGAAACCATACTGTTGTGATTATTGTGGACGTAAATTCACAACTTCGTCACAATTTAAGTTACATGTTAAACGTCATACTGGTGAACGTCCATGGAAATGTGAGTTTTGTGCCAAATGTTTTCTACATAAAGATACATGGAAGTGTCATGTACGTAGACATAAAGGAGAAAGACCTTTCCAATGTGCGCATTGTAATCGTGGATTTACAGAACAATGGGCTTTAAAAAAACATCTTCGATTACACACAG GTGAAAAACCGTATTCTTGTGATGTTTGTGGAAAAGCTTTTGCTGATTGTTCTAACTTAACAAAACATAAAAag GTgcatagagaaaataaagttcTAACATTAGGTGAAATAACTGAAGGTTCTGCAGTTGGTGAAGTATGGCAAATCTTACCAGGCTCCCAAGAAACAGATGAAAATTCGTTGAGTGATCAAATGGCTCAAGTCATTACGGCGGAAGAAACGTCTGCAGATGGAAtacaacaaattatttatgtcTCCTATCAAGATCCTGATGATCCTAATTTATCAAGAACATTACATTTTg TTGATACTGGTATGATTCGTGAAAAAGGAATGGTAAGCGCTCCAGGACATTCTTTACCTCATTTGGATGTTGAAGATGAAATACTCCCCGATCAACCGCATAATAATACAGCCAATACTTCAGATGAACGAATGGATATGGAACTATCAGAGCCAGATTTACAATtacaa ATTACAGATGAAGAAGGTAATCCaattccactttctatacatGACGCAAGACAATTATTGTCACAAGGACAATTTGTTAGTCAATTAAATGATGGTCAAACTATTAGAGTTCATTCAGGTGTAATTACTCAAGAGTTTGCAGGATCTTTAGGTGTCCATGTAAATCACAATAGTAATGTGAATAATACTACAATCAATGAAGTAAAAACAAGTTCAATATCAACTATACAAACAGATGCAGAAGCAATTGTCAAAGCATTAGAA GATGAAGATACGGATGCAACAGCTGTTGCTACTATAAATCAAATGGGAGGTGAAGATCAGACAGAAATATCAGATGGACAACAAGCTATAGAATTTACAACACATGATGGACAAAAAGTTCGACTTGTTACTTCATACCATGTTGATCCGTTGCAACTTGCTTCAGAGTACCTGACTAttgtataa